Part of the Armatimonadota bacterium genome is shown below.
ATCCGGCGGGAGAGAGCTTCCCCCGGCGATTGCCTGCTCCTCGACTCCGGCGACGCCATCGTTTCCGGCAACATCTACTACCGCCCCGGGGGAGAGCCCGCCCTTCGGCTCATGAGCGAGATCGGCTACGACGCCATGGGCATGGGCAACCGAGAATTCCACTTCCTCGCGGCCGGCCTGCAGTCAAAGGTAAAGCTCGCCCGCTTTCCTGTTCTGTGCGCGAACATCAGAGGCGCGGAGGAGTTCATCCGCCCCAGCCTGATCGTCGAGAAGGGCGGTTGCAGGGTCGCTCTATTCGGTCTGACCGTCCCCATGATCACGAAGCGGATGCTCGCGAGCCGTCTAAGTCCCTATTGGTTCGAGAACCCAATCGAGGCGGCGCGTGAGATAGTCCCTTCTCTTCGTTCGCAGTCCGATATCATAGTCGCGCTCACGCATATCGGGCTGAAGGCGGATGAGAAGCTTGCGGCGGATGTTCCCGGCATAGACCTCATCCTCGGCGGCCACACGCATGCCGTTCTCCATGACCTGGTCAGGATCGGTGCAACGACCATCGTTCAGGCGGGCTCGTGGGGGCATCATTTGGGCAAGGTAGTGATAGCTGGGGAGCGGGGATGCCTGTCGTTCAGCAATGCTCTCCTTCCGCTCCAACCGAGTGCCAAGGCCAGGGACGGGGCGACATGAACCATCCACTTCTTGCGCTGCCGATATTCCTTCCCATCGCGCTGATATCGCTCGCGGTCGGCGGCTCGATCCTTCGTGTCTGCAGGGTGAAACCGTTCGGCATGTTGGAACAATCTGTGTTCGCGACGGCGCTCGGGTTCGGCGTACTCGCATATCTGATCCTCGGGATCGGGCTTGCCGGGGCGTTGACTCTTCCGGTTCTTGCCATTCTGCTCGTGGTTCTTGCCGCTGAGTCATACTCCGGGCTTCGATCGCTGGCTCCATCGCTCTACCGGGCTCTGCGCAACCGTCTGCGGAGCGTCCCGCGCGCTTCCAACGCGATGGTTTTGCTCAGTGCGGCGATCCTCGGCGCGTTCACCCTCATGGCCGCCCTCGCGCCCCCGTCAGCGTCTGACTGGGACGGCCTTGCGTATCATCTCGCCGTGCCGAAGCTCTATCTGGCGGCGCATAGGATTTTCTATGTGCCGTTCACATCACACTCCAACTTCCCGTTCGTCACGGAGATGCTCTACACGCTGGGCCTTGCGCTGCAGGGGCCCTCCGTGGCGAAGCTCTTCCACTACACTATGTACCTGCT
Proteins encoded:
- a CDS encoding metallophosphatase — its product is MPNLTILHTNDLHGKLSREGAEIIRRERASPGDCLLLDSGDAIVSGNIYYRPGGEPALRLMSEIGYDAMGMGNREFHFLAAGLQSKVKLARFPVLCANIRGAEEFIRPSLIVEKGGCRVALFGLTVPMITKRMLASRLSPYWFENPIEAAREIVPSLRSQSDIIVALTHIGLKADEKLAADVPGIDLILGGHTHAVLHDLVRIGATTIVQAGSWGHHLGKVVIAGERGCLSFSNALLPLQPSAKARDGAT